In Nitrobacteraceae bacterium AZCC 1564, the following proteins share a genomic window:
- a CDS encoding phytoene dehydrogenase-like protein (product_source=COG1233; cath_funfam=3.50.50.60; cog=COG1233; pfam=PF13450; superfamily=51905; transmembrane_helix_parts=Inside_1_6,TMhelix_7_26,Outside_27_495), translated as MARYDAVIIGAGLGGLTAGAILARAGRKILLVERGNSVGGAASSYKVGELFVEGSLHETSNPRDPRNPKHRPLTRAGVLDALTWVPAKQFYTVRGGPVDTPFALPDNFSALRQALAERFPEACSSIAKLLGEMEQIGAAVGAPVRAPSSIDWSLSLSQKLQQVFGDNEALKAAVAANLSYYHDNPETTSWALFAMAQGTYLLNGGVYVQGGSQRLSSALARAIRATGSDVFLRRTARAINLDSNGVVCGLAHTAKDGSDPQVVETSCVIGNAAPENIASLLPDTRGAELRAVYADRQPSLSLFALTLGLSKPPREFGIDSYSTQLLPDWMKRFADYSQGTALMANEPGDRMPPLAIVDYAAIDSGVPAPPYVLSVVGPDALINWDGLSQDEYRAKRARWQDAIVAYLEKHFTGLSNAVVASSFNTAFSVRQYLSAPHGSVYGFAPTPSRAGNLPRQTNVTPITGLYLASAYTGLGGYTGVIQSAEACADMILSQR; from the coding sequence ATGGCGCGCTATGATGCCGTCATCATCGGCGCGGGCCTCGGCGGCCTCACAGCCGGTGCGATTTTGGCGCGCGCAGGACGGAAGATTCTGCTCGTTGAACGCGGCAACTCTGTTGGAGGCGCGGCATCGAGTTACAAGGTCGGCGAACTGTTTGTCGAAGGCTCGCTGCATGAGACCAGTAACCCTCGTGATCCTCGCAATCCGAAGCACCGTCCCCTAACCCGCGCCGGGGTGCTCGACGCGTTGACGTGGGTTCCGGCCAAGCAATTCTACACAGTGCGTGGCGGTCCAGTTGATACACCGTTCGCGCTGCCGGACAATTTCAGTGCACTAAGACAAGCTCTTGCCGAACGTTTTCCCGAGGCCTGTAGCAGCATCGCGAAACTGCTCGGCGAGATGGAGCAAATCGGAGCCGCCGTGGGTGCGCCCGTGCGTGCTCCGTCGTCGATTGATTGGTCTCTTTCGCTTTCGCAGAAGCTGCAACAGGTGTTCGGCGACAATGAAGCGCTGAAAGCAGCGGTGGCGGCGAACCTCTCCTATTACCACGATAACCCTGAGACCACGTCGTGGGCGCTATTCGCGATGGCGCAGGGTACGTACCTCTTGAACGGTGGCGTCTATGTGCAGGGGGGATCGCAGCGCTTGTCCAGCGCGCTCGCTCGCGCCATTCGCGCAACGGGTAGCGACGTCTTTCTCCGCCGCACTGCGAGGGCGATCAATCTGGATTCCAACGGAGTGGTCTGTGGCTTGGCACATACCGCTAAAGACGGCAGCGATCCGCAGGTTGTCGAGACGTCATGCGTTATTGGCAACGCGGCCCCTGAAAATATAGCCTCTCTCTTGCCGGACACGCGCGGCGCTGAACTGCGCGCAGTTTATGCCGACCGCCAACCATCGCTTTCGCTGTTCGCTCTCACCCTTGGATTGTCAAAGCCGCCCCGAGAATTCGGCATCGACAGCTATTCGACACAGCTACTGCCCGATTGGATGAAGCGCTTTGCAGATTATTCTCAAGGTACGGCGCTGATGGCAAACGAACCGGGCGACCGGATGCCGCCGCTTGCAATCGTCGATTATGCAGCAATCGATTCTGGGGTGCCTGCCCCACCCTACGTTCTCTCAGTGGTCGGACCGGATGCCCTGATAAACTGGGATGGATTGAGCCAGGATGAGTATCGCGCCAAACGAGCCCGCTGGCAGGACGCCATCGTCGCCTATCTCGAAAAACACTTCACGGGACTGTCTAACGCCGTCGTTGCATCGTCGTTCAATACAGCCTTCTCAGTCCGGCAATATCTCAGCGCACCACATGGCTCGGTCTATGGCTTTGCGCCAACACCATCACGCGCAGGAAACCTTCCGCGGCAAACGAATGTGACGCCAATCACTGGCCTCTACCTCGCGTCCGCCTACACAGGGCTCGGTGGGTACACCGGCGTCATCCAGTCCGCGGAGGCCTGTGCGGACATGATCTTGAGTCAGCGCTGA
- a CDS encoding hypothetical protein (product_source=Hypo-rule applied; cleavage_site_network=SignalP-noTM) produces the protein MRKLIIGCAVALAGATSWTQVQAQTKDNTKAAAGTGETRYFSSLGDLLGDLPVDAFIKETRQGGKLVSAVLDVCYSVSATSDRKDRFAIELKPDGEKLTGSGQSTENHTPVTINLTRKQAGKSFSFGGKITVGNLVSTINSPDNADIDETEFQQSQVADDDLVESPKDFTQVSPQSVAVRVKREGFIDLIKSLKGQNVQVALDSIVTDCNALRTGQQVLRVLVDPARAPTLVSTLKAAPGAVSAGWTTGTYDMERAIRFSGAEWNDGGKLNKEKFAAALSNIAAKVLSAKPQSSSWNDTTGELTFTVTRPSQLAPALELTETLEMTALISPDKPGSSDRMVVWLGVPSTKTTDETAGPHLQIAENSGGEEESTFNDDDGLIKALATELKGQRWDTDKAAWK, from the coding sequence ATGCGCAAATTAATAATTGGCTGTGCCGTTGCCCTCGCGGGTGCAACTTCGTGGACCCAGGTGCAGGCGCAAACCAAGGACAACACTAAAGCTGCGGCGGGAACAGGAGAGACGCGCTATTTCTCCTCGCTGGGAGACTTGCTTGGTGATCTACCGGTGGACGCGTTCATCAAGGAGACTCGTCAAGGTGGTAAGCTGGTCTCGGCCGTGCTCGACGTTTGCTATTCGGTTTCCGCGACCTCCGATCGCAAGGATCGCTTTGCCATCGAGCTGAAGCCTGACGGCGAAAAACTGACCGGCTCCGGACAAAGCACCGAAAACCACACGCCCGTCACCATCAATCTCACCCGTAAGCAGGCCGGAAAGTCTTTCTCGTTCGGCGGCAAGATCACCGTCGGCAACCTCGTGTCGACGATCAACTCACCGGACAACGCGGACATCGACGAAACCGAATTTCAGCAATCGCAAGTTGCCGACGACGATCTTGTCGAAAGCCCGAAGGACTTCACCCAAGTATCGCCACAGTCGGTGGCCGTCAGGGTGAAACGCGAAGGTTTCATCGACCTGATCAAAAGCCTGAAAGGACAAAATGTTCAGGTCGCGCTCGACAGCATCGTCACCGACTGCAATGCGTTGCGGACGGGCCAGCAGGTGTTGCGCGTGCTCGTCGATCCCGCGAGAGCTCCTACACTCGTCAGCACGTTGAAGGCCGCGCCAGGCGCTGTCTCCGCGGGCTGGACCACCGGCACTTATGACATGGAGCGCGCGATCCGATTTTCGGGAGCCGAATGGAACGACGGCGGCAAGCTGAACAAGGAGAAATTCGCGGCGGCTCTCTCAAACATTGCGGCCAAGGTGCTATCGGCCAAGCCACAATCGTCGAGCTGGAATGATACCACCGGCGAACTGACCTTTACCGTCACCCGGCCGAGCCAACTGGCACCAGCACTCGAGCTCACCGAAACCCTTGAGATGACGGCGCTGATCAGTCCCGACAAACCGGGATCAAGCGATCGGATGGTCGTCTGGCTCGGGGTACCTTCCACCAAGACCACCGATGAAACCGCGGGCCCGCACCTGCAGATCGCGGAGAATTCCGGTGGCGAGGAAGAAAGCACCTTCAACGACGATGACGGACTGATCAAAGCGCTTGCCACCGAACTAAAGGGACAGCGCTGGGATACCGATAAGGCAGCCTGGAAATAA
- a CDS encoding chaperonin GroEL (product_source=KO:K04077; cath_funfam=1.10.560.10; cog=COG0459; ko=KO:K04077; pfam=PF00118; superfamily=48592; tigrfam=TIGR02348) gives MAAKEVKFSGDARDRMLRGVDVLANAVKVTLGPKGRNVVIDKSFGAPRITKDGVTVAKEIELDDKFENMGAQMLREVASKTNDTAGDGTTTATVLAQAIVREGAKAVAAGMNPMDLKRGIDIAVAAVVKDIEKRAKPVASSSEVAQVGTISANGDSTIGKMIAQAMQKVGNEGVITVEEAKSLDTEVDIVEGMQFDRGYLSPYFVTNPEKMTAELEDAYVLLHEKKLSGLQAMLPVLEAVVQTGKPLLIVAEDIEGEALATLVVNRLRGGLKVAAVKAPGFGDRRKAMLEDIAILTGGQLISEDLGIKLENVNVKMLGRAKKVVIDKENTTIVNGAGKKADIEARVNQIKAQVEETTSDYDREKLQERLAKLAGGVAIIRVGGATEIEVKEKKDRVEDALNATRAAVQEGIVPGGGTALLRAKKAVGRITNDNSDVQAGINIVLKALEAPIRQISENAGVEGSIVVGKILDNKTETFGFDAQTEDYVDMVAKGIIDPAKVVRTALQDAASVAGLLVTTEAMVAELPKEAAPAMPGGGGMGGMGGMGGMGF, from the coding sequence ATGGCTGCCAAAGAAGTTAAATTCTCAGGCGACGCGCGTGACCGGATGCTGCGCGGCGTCGATGTTCTTGCCAACGCCGTCAAGGTTACGCTGGGCCCGAAGGGCCGCAACGTCGTGATCGACAAGAGCTTCGGCGCACCGCGCATCACCAAGGACGGCGTCACCGTCGCCAAGGAGATCGAGCTCGACGACAAGTTCGAAAACATGGGCGCACAGATGCTGCGCGAGGTTGCCTCCAAGACCAATGACACCGCTGGTGACGGCACCACCACTGCTACGGTTCTCGCACAAGCCATCGTACGCGAAGGTGCCAAGGCGGTCGCTGCCGGCATGAACCCGATGGACCTCAAGCGCGGCATCGACATCGCTGTTGCCGCGGTGGTTAAGGACATCGAAAAACGCGCCAAGCCCGTCGCATCCTCGTCCGAAGTCGCCCAGGTCGGCACCATTTCCGCCAACGGCGACTCCACCATCGGCAAGATGATCGCGCAGGCCATGCAGAAGGTCGGCAACGAAGGCGTCATCACCGTTGAAGAAGCCAAGTCGCTCGACACCGAAGTCGATATCGTCGAAGGCATGCAGTTCGACCGCGGCTATCTCTCGCCCTATTTCGTCACCAATCCGGAAAAGATGACTGCCGAATTGGAAGACGCCTACGTTCTGCTGCACGAGAAGAAGCTTTCCGGCCTTCAGGCCATGCTTCCGGTGCTCGAGGCTGTGGTTCAGACCGGCAAGCCGCTTCTGATCGTCGCTGAAGACATCGAGGGCGAAGCGCTCGCGACCCTTGTCGTCAACCGTCTGCGTGGTGGTCTCAAGGTTGCGGCTGTGAAGGCTCCGGGCTTTGGCGATCGCCGCAAGGCCATGCTGGAAGACATCGCGATTCTCACCGGTGGCCAGCTCATTTCCGAGGACCTCGGCATCAAGCTGGAGAACGTCAACGTGAAGATGCTCGGCCGTGCGAAGAAGGTCGTCATCGACAAGGAAAACACCACCATCGTCAACGGTGCCGGCAAGAAGGCCGACATCGAAGCGCGCGTGAACCAGATCAAGGCGCAGGTCGAGGAAACCACCTCGGACTACGACCGCGAGAAGCTCCAGGAGCGCCTGGCTAAGCTGGCGGGCGGCGTCGCCATTATCCGTGTCGGCGGTGCGACCGAGATCGAAGTGAAGGAAAAGAAGGATCGCGTTGAAGACGCGCTCAACGCGACCCGTGCGGCGGTTCAGGAAGGTATCGTCCCTGGTGGCGGCACCGCACTGCTTCGCGCCAAGAAGGCTGTTGGCCGCATTACCAACGACAACTCCGATGTTCAGGCCGGCATCAATATCGTGCTCAAGGCGCTGGAAGCTCCGATCCGTCAGATCTCGGAAAACGCCGGTGTTGAGGGCTCGATCGTTGTCGGCAAGATCCTCGACAACAAGACCGAAACCTTCGGCTTCGACGCACAGACCGAAGACTACGTGGACATGGTTGCCAAGGGCATCATTGACCCCGCTAAGGTGGTGCGCACCGCCCTCCAAGACGCAGCCTCGGTTGCAGGCCTGCTTGTCACCACCGAAGCCATGGTTGCCGAATTGCCGAAGGAAGCAGCGCCGGCAATGCCGGGCGGCGGCGGAATGGGTGGCATGGGCGGAATGGGCGGTATGGGCTTCTAA
- a CDS encoding chaperonin GroES (product_source=KO:K04078; cath_funfam=2.30.33.40; cog=COG0234; ko=KO:K04078; pfam=PF00166; smart=SM00883; superfamily=50129) encodes MAKTTFRPLHDRVVVKRIDAEEKTKGGIIIPDTAKEKPSQGQVVAVGPGGRDEAGKLIPIDLKVGDKVLFGKWSGTEVKLDGEELLIMKESDIMGVLN; translated from the coding sequence ATGGCCAAGACAACATTTCGCCCGCTGCATGACCGTGTCGTCGTCAAGCGTATCGACGCCGAAGAAAAGACCAAAGGCGGGATCATCATTCCGGACACTGCCAAGGAAAAGCCTTCCCAGGGTCAGGTCGTTGCCGTTGGTCCCGGTGGCCGAGACGAGGCCGGCAAGCTGATCCCGATCGACCTCAAGGTCGGCGACAAGGTGCTGTTCGGAAAATGGTCGGGCACAGAAGTGAAACTCGATGGCGAAGAACTCCTCATCATGAAGGAGTCAGACATCATGGGCGTACTGAACTAA
- a CDS encoding hypothetical protein (product_source=Hypo-rule applied; cath_funfam=3.30.1490.20; transmembrane_helix_parts=Inside_1_12,TMhelix_13_35,Outside_36_176) translates to MTKPIHVRAIANIVTVTALSGFLGACGGGGGLGGFGGFGGSPQPAVQEPAVAPEIPSTIRADEIIGRWGYAAYHKPEDRARTEAAARGQCKNPYVIGQGSSGGVIMHLADEATPQELRLKGSQSGKNYIGPAGPAGGEKDREIVSFDGRVLITRFIDKDASSRYGTSIYVRCAPRA, encoded by the coding sequence ATGACCAAGCCAATTCACGTCCGTGCCATCGCCAATATTGTGACAGTGACAGCCCTGTCGGGCTTCCTTGGTGCATGCGGGGGCGGTGGAGGTCTGGGCGGTTTCGGCGGTTTTGGCGGTAGTCCACAGCCTGCGGTGCAGGAACCGGCAGTCGCGCCCGAGATACCGTCAACCATTCGGGCGGATGAGATCATCGGACGGTGGGGATATGCCGCATATCACAAGCCCGAGGACCGGGCTCGGACAGAAGCGGCGGCGCGCGGTCAATGCAAAAATCCCTATGTCATCGGTCAGGGATCTTCGGGCGGTGTGATCATGCATTTGGCGGATGAAGCGACGCCGCAGGAGCTCCGCCTGAAAGGCAGTCAGAGCGGCAAGAACTATATCGGCCCAGCCGGTCCCGCCGGTGGGGAAAAGGATCGCGAGATTGTTTCGTTCGACGGCCGCGTGCTGATCACGCGGTTCATCGACAAGGATGCCTCCAGCCGCTACGGAACCTCGATTTACGTCCGCTGCGCGCCACGCGCATAG
- a CDS encoding chemotaxis protein CheZ (product_source=KO:K03414; cath_funfam=1.10.287.500; ko=KO:K03414; pfam=PF04344; superfamily=75708), with amino-acid sequence MAIQRRRFRIEENQSGGMPVFDEVETSTPVAGPDVSSNHHREVMSELRAIRAQMAAPPRAPKGSAGNASDEPVTTEQLADAKRLLDTYRAQIEQCEKLKVELDLIHDAINRTKQEIAVLHGKSFSGDEMAKVTGELGAVVGGTEEATQQILEAAEAIDHAASALTKMTSPDQQAQLSEDIQERVVAIFEACNFQDLTGQRISKVMTTMKFIEHHINVMMDIWGGVDAIKAHAPPIIDTRVGDARLLNGPKGLDDEGHVSQDDIDALFD; translated from the coding sequence ATGGCTATTCAGCGTAGACGTTTCCGTATTGAAGAGAACCAATCCGGCGGCATGCCGGTTTTTGATGAAGTCGAGACCAGCACCCCCGTTGCAGGCCCCGACGTTTCCTCCAATCATCATCGCGAAGTCATGAGTGAACTGCGGGCCATTCGCGCGCAGATGGCTGCGCCGCCGCGCGCGCCAAAGGGCAGCGCTGGCAACGCTAGCGATGAACCGGTAACAACTGAGCAATTGGCCGACGCCAAGAGGCTTCTCGATACCTATCGCGCGCAGATCGAACAGTGCGAGAAGCTGAAGGTCGAACTCGACCTCATCCATGATGCCATCAATCGAACCAAGCAGGAAATCGCGGTTCTCCATGGCAAGAGCTTCAGCGGCGATGAGATGGCCAAGGTCACAGGCGAACTCGGCGCTGTCGTCGGCGGCACCGAGGAAGCAACCCAACAGATCCTCGAGGCTGCAGAAGCCATCGATCACGCAGCCAGCGCGCTGACCAAGATGACCTCGCCCGATCAGCAGGCGCAGCTCAGCGAAGACATTCAGGAACGCGTTGTGGCGATTTTCGAGGCCTGTAATTTCCAGGACCTCACCGGCCAGCGCATCAGCAAAGTGATGACCACGATGAAATTCATCGAGCATCATATCAATGTCATGATGGACATCTGGGGCGGCGTGGACGCGATCAAGGCACATGCTCCGCCGATCATCGACACCCGCGTCGGCGACGCCCGCCTTCTGAACGGCCCGAAGGGGCTGGACGACGAAGGCCATGTATCGCAAGACGATATTGACGCTCTGTTCGACTAG
- a CDS encoding lipoprotein-anchoring transpeptidase ErfK/SrfK (product_source=COG1376; cath_funfam=2.40.440.10; cleavage_site_network=SignalP-noTM; cog=COG1376; pfam=PF03734; superfamily=141523), producing MIRNISLALVASASLLGLSSLQAFAIDGEAPVSEPRVIYAQTPVNPPMPIRVAYNERSNMGGGFIEFLFSGGQSGDAGYSQPRYQQQPGYAPMPGYRRGLPPMDPQEAMRDESIEPASQGFDPKYEKQLVEYSGKQAPGTIVIDTPNKFLYLVQGNGKALRYGIGVGKPGFEWAGVKTISAKKEWPAWTPPPEMLKRRPDLPRHMEGGPENPLGARAMYLGSSLYRIHGSNEPWTIGTAVSSGCIRMRNQDVIDLYGRVNVGTRVVVM from the coding sequence ATGATCAGAAATATATCCCTCGCGCTCGTCGCCAGCGCGTCGCTGCTTGGCCTCAGTTCCTTGCAGGCTTTCGCAATTGATGGCGAAGCTCCGGTATCGGAGCCTCGCGTGATCTACGCACAAACGCCAGTGAATCCGCCAATGCCGATCCGCGTCGCTTATAATGAGCGATCGAACATGGGTGGCGGGTTCATCGAATTCCTGTTCAGCGGTGGTCAGTCGGGCGATGCTGGATATTCACAGCCGCGCTATCAACAGCAGCCGGGCTATGCGCCGATGCCCGGCTATCGCCGCGGCTTGCCGCCAATGGATCCGCAAGAGGCGATGCGCGATGAATCGATCGAGCCGGCCAGTCAGGGCTTCGATCCGAAATACGAAAAGCAGCTTGTCGAATATAGCGGCAAGCAAGCACCCGGCACGATCGTGATCGATACGCCGAACAAGTTTCTCTATCTCGTGCAGGGGAATGGCAAGGCGCTCCGCTATGGCATCGGTGTCGGCAAACCGGGGTTCGAATGGGCGGGCGTGAAGACCATCTCCGCCAAGAAGGAATGGCCGGCCTGGACACCGCCGCCGGAAATGCTCAAGCGCCGTCCCGATCTGCCGCGTCACATGGAGGGAGGGCCAGAAAACCCGCTCGGCGCGCGCGCGATGTATCTCGGCTCGTCGCTGTACCGCATTCACGGTTCGAACGAGCCTTGGACGATCGGCACAGCGGTATCGTCAGGTTGCATCCGGATGCGTAACCAGGACGTCATCGATCTGTACGGCCGGGTGAACGTCGGCACCCGTGTTGTTGTGATGTAA
- a CDS encoding hypothetical protein (product_source=COG3416; cog=COG3416; ko=KO:K09945; pfam=PF09849; superfamily=48371), translating to MTPQERQLIDDLFDRLAKLETSPRDPDAQATIADGLRRAPNAVYALVQTVLVQDEALKQAEAHIKQLEEGNQPQQSGGFLDSMRDSMLGRSSRGSVPNVRPGESDAPRGAVWNTGQTGYQPDPRASADFRQGNPGGGFGGGLFGGGNPGGGGGSFLGTAAATAAGVIGGSMLMNSIRGMMGGGGHQQSFGDTASSTKSPWDNNTQSGGDLARDAGLNDVGKSGRDDNSRQSLADNSSYDQNDDNDYDNNDDDDNDDDYDGDDDFGGGGDDSDFA from the coding sequence ATGACGCCGCAGGAACGCCAACTGATCGACGATCTGTTCGACCGTCTTGCCAAACTTGAAACATCACCGCGCGATCCCGACGCACAAGCCACGATCGCCGATGGTCTGCGCCGCGCACCTAACGCCGTTTATGCGCTTGTTCAGACGGTGCTGGTGCAGGACGAGGCGCTTAAGCAAGCCGAAGCCCATATCAAGCAACTGGAAGAAGGAAATCAGCCGCAGCAATCCGGCGGCTTTCTAGACAGCATGCGTGATTCAATGCTCGGCCGATCATCGCGCGGGTCCGTGCCGAACGTGCGACCGGGCGAGAGCGACGCGCCGCGTGGCGCAGTCTGGAATACGGGTCAGACCGGCTATCAGCCCGATCCCCGGGCGAGCGCTGACTTCCGTCAAGGCAATCCCGGCGGAGGCTTCGGTGGTGGGCTGTTCGGTGGCGGCAACCCGGGTGGCGGTGGCGGATCGTTCCTCGGAACAGCGGCAGCGACTGCGGCTGGCGTGATCGGCGGCTCGATGCTGATGAACAGCATTCGCGGCATGATGGGCGGCGGAGGCCATCAACAGTCCTTTGGTGATACGGCCAGCAGCACCAAGAGCCCGTGGGACAACAATACGCAATCCGGCGGAGACCTCGCCCGTGACGCAGGTCTGAATGACGTCGGCAAAAGCGGGCGTGACGACAACTCCCGCCAGAGCCTTGCCGACAATTCGTCATATGATCAGAACGATGACAATGATTATGACAATAACGACGATGATGACAACGATGACGATTATGATGGAGACGATGACTTCGGCGGCGGTGGCGACGACAGCGATTTCGCCTGA
- a CDS encoding putative glycoside hydrolase/deacetylase ChbG (UPF0249 family) (product_source=COG3394; cath_funfam=3.20.20.370; cog=COG3394; ko=KO:K03478; pfam=PF04794; superfamily=88713), whose protein sequence is MSQNSPSRRIWLCADDYGMAPGVNRAIRELVKLKRINATSVMVVGPAIDRTEIDSLKQELADNPDCALGLHATLTAPFHPLTMHFQPLDGGRFLSLGHTLQAALLRRFDPEMVQAELLAQITVFKEFFGRAPDYVDGHQHVQLFPQVRDAFIAVVKDNAPQAWVRQCGRAQPISQRLSNPKALFLDMLSDTFRKRCSSAGVAYNPGFAGAYDMVRGRDFALAMTGFLQGLPDRGLVMCHPGFVDETLLSLDDVTDQREREFGFLSGDDFPRLLSASNVTLSRN, encoded by the coding sequence ATGAGCCAGAACTCTCCGTCCCGCCGTATCTGGCTGTGCGCCGACGACTATGGGATGGCTCCGGGTGTCAACCGCGCAATCCGCGAATTGGTCAAACTGAAACGGATCAACGCCACGTCCGTCATGGTGGTGGGGCCGGCGATCGATCGGACGGAGATTGATTCGCTAAAACAGGAGCTGGCAGATAACCCTGACTGCGCCCTGGGACTTCACGCCACGCTGACCGCACCGTTTCATCCGCTGACAATGCATTTCCAGCCCCTCGATGGAGGACGCTTCCTGTCGCTGGGTCATACACTACAGGCGGCCCTGCTGCGCAGATTTGATCCGGAGATGGTGCAGGCCGAGCTGCTGGCACAGATTACAGTTTTCAAAGAATTCTTCGGACGAGCGCCCGACTACGTTGACGGCCATCAGCATGTGCAGCTGTTTCCACAGGTCCGCGACGCTTTTATTGCCGTGGTTAAGGACAACGCGCCGCAAGCCTGGGTGCGCCAGTGCGGCCGCGCTCAGCCGATCTCCCAGCGTCTCAGCAATCCGAAGGCGCTGTTTCTGGATATGCTGAGCGATACCTTCCGAAAGCGCTGCAGCAGCGCAGGCGTCGCTTACAATCCCGGCTTTGCCGGCGCTTACGACATGGTGCGTGGCCGCGATTTCGCGCTCGCGATGACTGGCTTTCTCCAGGGCCTTCCCGACCGGGGTCTTGTGATGTGTCATCCCGGCTTCGTGGACGAAACATTGCTCAGTCTCGATGATGTGACCGACCAGCGTGAGCGTGAATTCGGATTTCTGTCTGGCGACGACTTCCCGCGCCTGCTGTCGGCGAGCAATGTGACGTTGTCACGAAACTAA
- a CDS encoding glycosyltransferase involved in cell wall biosynthesis (product_source=COG0463; cath_funfam=3.90.550.10; cog=COG0463; ko=KO:K20534; pfam=PF00535; superfamily=53448; transmembrane_helix_parts=Inside_1_251,TMhelix_252_274,Outside_275_288,TMhelix_289_311,Inside_312_349): MMLGASVSDLSGNDLRPPAAQGLSIVVPAFNEAAGLSRLHDRLSALAENLKQRYGLTCEVVYVDDGSTDGTLSVARGLMPDHLDVQVVSLSRNFGKEAALMAGLDHARRGAVLFMDGDGQHAPELVQRLVSHWIDDGFDVVYTAKANRDNESKLRRLGVRTFYTLINWGARQKIPEDAGDFRLLSPRAAAALRQLPERNRFFKGLASWIGFKQIRVDYEPEARAHGVTTFNAGRLLGLSIEGLTSFSVAPLRIASLLGLLLAFVAFLFGLSIMWETIVDGKSVPGYPSLIVGLMTIGGVQLIMIGVVGEYIGKILSEIKARPIYFVAEHSVKSANSASAIDNPSRTAAE, encoded by the coding sequence ATGATGCTCGGCGCTAGTGTTTCAGATTTATCAGGCAACGACCTCCGCCCTCCAGCGGCGCAGGGACTGTCGATCGTTGTTCCGGCGTTCAATGAAGCGGCAGGTTTGTCTCGTCTGCACGATCGTCTATCTGCGCTCGCAGAGAACCTGAAGCAGCGTTATGGCCTCACTTGCGAGGTCGTTTACGTCGATGACGGCAGCACCGATGGAACACTCAGCGTCGCACGCGGCCTCATGCCGGACCATCTCGACGTCCAAGTGGTTTCGCTATCCCGGAACTTCGGCAAGGAAGCCGCCCTCATGGCTGGGCTTGATCACGCCCGACGTGGCGCGGTTCTGTTCATGGATGGCGACGGTCAGCATGCGCCGGAATTGGTGCAGCGATTGGTTAGCCACTGGATCGATGACGGCTTCGACGTGGTCTACACAGCCAAAGCCAATCGCGACAATGAATCGAAACTGCGGCGCCTCGGCGTGCGGACGTTTTACACGCTGATCAACTGGGGCGCCCGGCAGAAGATCCCGGAAGATGCCGGCGATTTCCGTCTGCTGTCGCCACGCGCGGCGGCAGCCTTGCGTCAGCTTCCCGAACGCAACCGCTTCTTCAAGGGGCTCGCGAGCTGGATCGGCTTCAAGCAGATCCGTGTCGACTATGAGCCCGAGGCACGAGCGCATGGCGTCACCACGTTCAACGCCGGTCGTCTGCTGGGGTTGTCGATCGAAGGACTGACGTCGTTTTCCGTCGCACCGCTGCGCATCGCCAGCCTTCTCGGGCTGTTGCTGGCGTTTGTTGCCTTCCTGTTTGGCTTGTCCATCATGTGGGAAACGATCGTCGACGGCAAATCAGTGCCGGGCTATCCATCGCTCATCGTCGGGCTGATGACCATCGGCGGTGTGCAGCTCATCATGATTGGTGTGGTCGGCGAGTATATTGGGAAGATCCTGTCCGAGATAAAGGCGCGTCCGATCTACTTCGTTGCCGAGCACAGCGTGAAGAGCGCCAACTCCGCCTCTGCCATCGACAATCCCTCGCGGACCGCCGCTGAATGA